In Haliaeetus albicilla chromosome 30, bHalAlb1.1, whole genome shotgun sequence, a single genomic region encodes these proteins:
- the LOC138683022 gene encoding olfactory receptor 10AG1-like, with translation MVDRPSASSKSLLFGLLRIGKMSQRKGLENHTVGSGFILLGFSDHSSLQGLCFAAFLVIYLVVLTGNSLIALITVVDSSLHSPMYFFLRNLSFLEVCYTSVTLPKMLVGFLMEDGRISFLGCAAQLYFLVLLGSIESLLLAAMAYDRYTAICDPLRYTLIMSRGLCIRLVVGSWIAVVPVQVGQTYQVFTLPFCASHDLHHFFCDVPPLLELACADTSWHRVMLYTIILVFAILPFSLIVISYIQIIRAILKIPSALGRHKTFSTCSSHLGVVTLFYGSATVTYLKQRPRDSVDADKYLALLYTVVTPMFNPVIYSLRNKEVRIALKRLLQTK, from the coding sequence ATGGTGGACAGGCCATCAGCATCCTCTAAGAGCCTGTTGTTTGGATTGCTCCGTATAGGGAAAATGTCCCAAAGAAAAGGCTTGGAGAATCACACTGTTGGATCTGGATTCATTCTTCTGGGATTTTCTGACCACTCCAGCTTGCAGGGCCTGTGCTTCGCAGCATTCCTGGTCATCTACCTTGTGGTCCTCACAGGGAACAGCCTGATTGCTCTCATCACAGTGGTGGACTCAagcctccacagccccatgtaTTTCTTCCTGAGGAACTTGTCCTTCCTGGAGGTCTGCTACACGTCAGTCACTCTGCCAAAAATGCTGGTGGGTTTCCTGATGGAAGATGGCCGGATCTCCTTCCTTGGCTGTGCTGCCCAGCtgtatttcctggttttgttggGCAGCATCGAAAGCCTTCTCCTGGCTGCcatggcctatgaccgctacACAGCCATATGTGACCCCCTGCGCTATACCCTCATCATGAGCAGGGGTCTCTGCATCAGACTGGTGGTGGGGTCATGGATAGCTGTCGTTCCAGTGCAAGTCGGACAGACCTACCAGGTGTTCACTTTGCCCTTCTGTGCATCCCATGACCTTCACCACTTTTTCTGTGATGTTCCCCCTCTGCTGGAACTGGCCTGTGCTGACACTTCCTGGCACCGAGTGATGCTGTACACCATCATCCTGGTATTTGccatccttcccttctccttaaTAGTTATTTCTTACATTCAAATTATCAGGGCAATTCTGAAAATACCttcagccctgggcaggcacaAAACCTTCTCCACCTGCTCTTCGCACCTCGGGGTGGTGACGCTCTTCTACGGCTCAGCCACAGTCACCTACTTAAAGCAAAGGCCAAGGGATTCTGTAGATGCTGACAAATACCTTGCCCTGCTTTACACAGTTGTGACCCCCATGTTTAACCCTGTCATCTATAGCCTGAGGAATAAGGAAGTGAGAATTGCCTTGAAGAGACTCCTACAGACAAAGTGA